One Gordonia sp. SID5947 genomic region harbors:
- a CDS encoding 3-methyladenine DNA glycosylase encodes MAMKQRQWTPTFPLDIRATVGMLRRGTGDPAFTYGRDGSVWRAVHTPDGPGTLAIRSDGSTVTGRSWGAGADWLLEQMPDLLGAQDDPSALVVRDEVVGQLVRRSEGLRIGRTDRVWEALVPAILEQKVVGTEAWRAWRYLLRRYGEQAPGPVPDTMRVPPAQPMWAQIPNWEWHRSGIEPVRMRTIRGATSMDVERHPDRLRLLRGVGRWTEAETRARAVGDTDVVNVGDYHIPALVGQTLIGRPVDDDGMLELLEPYAGQRQRIIRMIELNGSRRERRGPRMSVRDYRDF; translated from the coding sequence ATGGCCATGAAGCAGCGGCAATGGACGCCGACGTTCCCCCTCGACATCCGCGCGACCGTCGGGATGCTCCGGCGCGGAACGGGTGACCCCGCCTTCACCTATGGGCGGGACGGGTCGGTGTGGCGGGCGGTGCACACGCCGGACGGGCCGGGCACCCTGGCGATCCGCTCCGACGGCTCCACCGTCACCGGCCGATCGTGGGGCGCGGGCGCCGATTGGCTGCTCGAGCAGATGCCCGACCTGCTCGGCGCACAAGACGACCCGAGCGCGCTCGTCGTGCGCGACGAGGTGGTCGGACAACTCGTCCGACGGTCCGAGGGCCTACGCATCGGACGTACCGACCGGGTCTGGGAGGCGCTGGTACCGGCCATCCTCGAACAGAAGGTCGTCGGCACCGAGGCGTGGCGGGCGTGGCGATATCTGTTGCGCCGCTATGGTGAACAGGCTCCCGGGCCGGTGCCGGACACCATGCGGGTGCCGCCCGCCCAGCCGATGTGGGCGCAGATCCCCAATTGGGAATGGCATCGCAGCGGGATCGAGCCGGTACGAATGCGCACCATCCGCGGAGCGACCTCGATGGACGTCGAACGCCACCCCGACCGTCTCCGGCTGCTGCGAGGCGTGGGCCGGTGGACCGAGGCGGAGACCCGCGCGCGGGCGGTCGGCGACACCGATGTGGTCAATGTGGGCGACTATCACATCCCGGCGCTGGTGGGACAGACCCTGATCGGCCGGCCCGTCGACGACGACGGCATGCTCGAACTGCTCGAACCCTATGCGGGGCAACGTCAGCGAATCATC
- a CDS encoding NADH:flavin oxidoreductase, with translation MTAPDPFTPARLGPLTLRNRLIKCATFEGATPDALVTDDLIDFHREVAAGGVAMTTVAYCAVAPEGRTDRHQIWLRDEAMPGLRQLTDAIHAEGALAAAQLGHAGPVANSVSNRKKALGPSRIPAPMGMSVTQKLDADGITEMLTTFRRAARIAVDSGFDGLEIHCGHNYLISCFLSPLLNHRRDGYGGSLVNRARFAREVVEAVRDEVGDEAAVWAKLNMFDGVGTPGPGHGGRLSGFNIDEACAVAQLLESDGHLDAIEPTAGSSLLNPMYLFHGEPPREEFADAFRGAMRLGLKAMSPVFLKHYEYHDAYLLPLARQLRAAVRMPLILLGGITDRASMDLALAEGFDFVAMGRALLREPDLPLLIQADPTTTSRCVHCNLCMPTIYSHTRCPIRAGEVPDPLP, from the coding sequence ATGACCGCACCCGATCCGTTCACCCCGGCGCGCCTCGGACCGCTCACCCTGCGCAACCGTTTGATCAAGTGCGCGACCTTCGAGGGCGCCACCCCGGACGCACTGGTGACCGACGACCTCATCGACTTCCACCGCGAGGTCGCCGCGGGCGGGGTCGCGATGACCACGGTGGCCTATTGCGCCGTGGCTCCCGAAGGCCGGACCGACCGTCACCAGATCTGGCTGCGCGACGAGGCGATGCCCGGCCTCCGACAGCTCACCGACGCCATCCACGCCGAAGGCGCTCTCGCCGCCGCACAACTCGGGCACGCCGGTCCGGTGGCGAACTCGGTGTCCAATCGCAAGAAGGCGCTCGGCCCATCCCGCATCCCTGCGCCGATGGGCATGTCCGTCACCCAGAAGCTGGACGCGGACGGGATCACCGAGATGCTCACGACCTTCCGTCGCGCGGCGCGCATCGCCGTCGACTCCGGGTTCGACGGCCTCGAGATCCACTGCGGACACAACTACCTGATCAGCTGCTTCCTGTCCCCGTTGCTCAATCACCGGCGCGACGGATACGGCGGCTCGCTGGTCAACCGTGCGCGGTTCGCACGTGAGGTCGTCGAGGCCGTTCGTGACGAGGTCGGCGACGAGGCCGCGGTCTGGGCGAAACTCAACATGTTCGACGGCGTGGGCACACCCGGGCCGGGTCACGGTGGACGTCTGAGCGGTTTCAACATCGACGAGGCGTGTGCGGTGGCACAGCTCCTCGAGTCCGACGGCCACCTCGACGCGATCGAGCCGACCGCCGGCAGCTCGCTGCTCAACCCGATGTACCTGTTCCACGGAGAGCCGCCGCGTGAGGAGTTCGCGGACGCGTTCCGGGGCGCCATGCGGCTCGGCCTCAAGGCGATGAGCCCGGTGTTCCTCAAGCACTACGAGTACCACGACGCTTATCTGCTGCCCCTGGCTCGCCAGCTGCGCGCCGCGGTGCGGATGCCGCTGATCCTGTTGGGCGGCATCACCGACCGCGCGTCGATGGACCTGGCGCTGGCGGAGGGTTTCGACTTCGTCGCGATGGGCCGCGCGCTCCTGCGCGAACCGGACCTGCCGTTGCTCATCCAGGCCGACCCGACGACGACGTCACGCTGTGTGCACTGCAACCTCTGCATGCCGACGATCTACAGTCACACGCGCTGCCCGATCCGGGCGGGCGAGGTCCCCGACCCCCTCCCCTAA
- the lpdA gene encoding dihydrolipoyl dehydrogenase has protein sequence MSEHFQTVVLGAGPGGYVAAIRSAQLGMKTAVIEEKYWGGVCLNVGCIPSKALLRNAELAHIFNHQAKTFGMTGDVSFDFGAAFDRSRKVSDGIVKGVHFLMKKNKITEIDGYGKFKDAKTIVVGDREITFDNVIINTGSTVKLLPGVELSDNVVTYETQILTRELPKSIVIVGAGAIGMEFGYVLANYGVDVTIVEFLDRVLPNEDADASKAIAKEYKKLGVKVLTSTKVQSVKDNGDSVTVSYKDAKDNDGEITVDKVLMSVGFAPRVEGFGLENTGVELTDRGAIAIDDFMRTNVDNIYAIGDVTAKLMLAHVAEAQGVVAAEAMAGAETMTLGDYRFMPRATFCQPQVASFGLTEAQAKDEGYNVKATTFPFSANGKAQGLGETAGFAKLLTNADTDELLGGHLVGDNVSEMLPEMTLAHKWDLTAKELARNVHTHPTLSEALQETFHGAIGHMINL, from the coding sequence GTGTCTGAACACTTCCAAACAGTTGTCCTGGGTGCTGGTCCAGGTGGGTACGTGGCCGCGATCCGGTCTGCCCAGCTGGGCATGAAAACCGCCGTCATCGAAGAGAAGTACTGGGGCGGCGTCTGCCTCAACGTCGGATGTATCCCGTCCAAGGCGCTCCTGCGCAACGCCGAGCTGGCCCACATCTTCAACCATCAGGCGAAGACCTTCGGCATGACCGGCGACGTCTCGTTCGACTTCGGTGCGGCCTTCGACCGCAGCCGCAAGGTGTCCGACGGCATCGTCAAGGGCGTCCACTTCCTGATGAAGAAGAACAAGATCACCGAGATCGACGGTTACGGGAAGTTCAAGGACGCGAAGACCATCGTCGTCGGCGATCGGGAGATCACCTTCGACAACGTCATCATCAACACCGGCTCCACGGTGAAGCTGCTGCCGGGCGTCGAGCTGTCCGACAATGTCGTGACCTACGAGACGCAGATCCTCACCCGCGAGCTGCCGAAGTCGATCGTGATCGTCGGTGCGGGCGCCATCGGCATGGAGTTCGGCTATGTGCTCGCCAACTACGGCGTAGACGTCACCATCGTCGAGTTCCTCGACCGCGTGCTGCCCAACGAGGACGCAGATGCGTCCAAGGCCATCGCCAAGGAGTACAAGAAGCTCGGCGTCAAGGTGCTGACCTCCACCAAGGTCCAGTCCGTCAAGGACAACGGCGACAGCGTCACCGTGAGCTACAAGGACGCCAAGGACAACGACGGCGAGATCACCGTCGACAAGGTGCTGATGTCGGTCGGATTCGCACCGCGCGTCGAGGGATTCGGCCTCGAGAACACCGGCGTCGAGCTGACCGACCGTGGCGCCATCGCCATCGACGACTTCATGCGCACCAACGTCGACAACATCTATGCCATCGGCGATGTCACGGCGAAGCTGATGCTCGCGCACGTCGCGGAGGCCCAGGGTGTGGTGGCCGCCGAGGCGATGGCCGGCGCCGAGACGATGACGCTCGGCGACTACCGGTTCATGCCGCGTGCCACCTTCTGCCAGCCGCAGGTCGCGTCGTTCGGTCTCACCGAGGCGCAGGCCAAGGACGAGGGCTACAACGTCAAGGCGACGACGTTCCCCTTCAGCGCCAACGGCAAGGCCCAGGGGCTCGGCGAGACGGCAGGCTTCGCGAAGCTGCTCACCAACGCCGACACCGACGAACTGCTCGGCGGACACCTCGTCGGCGACAACGTCTCCGAGATGCTCCCCGAGATGACGCTGGCCCACAAGTGGGACCTGACCGCCAAGGAACTGGCCCGCAACGTGCACACCCATCCGACCCTGTCGGAAGCACTCCAGGAGACCTTCCACGGCGCGATCGGGCACATGATCAACCTGTGA
- a CDS encoding TetR/AcrR family transcriptional regulator, with protein MPPPTTAHRGGPTRTALLTAAESLFLADGYEKVSVRAICAAADANAAAVHYHFGSKDRLAVELLEDRLAPLWADPLDRFDPAISDVTELVDLVLRPFVDIQDDPVGRLHLRLLARFVRSHPQAAWTRPWFQLDRWSGVLVRLVDDISDDDARRRWGLAFQLILTQFGGEQPLPPAATAALADFVVAGLSVPAHPSPSAAPPQETS; from the coding sequence ATGCCCCCGCCGACGACCGCCCATCGGGGCGGCCCCACCCGAACGGCACTGCTCACCGCCGCCGAGTCGCTGTTCCTCGCCGACGGCTACGAGAAGGTGTCGGTCCGGGCGATCTGCGCTGCCGCCGACGCCAACGCGGCGGCAGTTCACTATCACTTCGGCTCGAAGGACCGGCTCGCCGTCGAACTCCTCGAGGATCGGTTGGCTCCGCTCTGGGCCGACCCGCTCGACCGCTTCGATCCGGCCATCTCGGACGTCACCGAACTCGTCGACCTCGTCCTGCGGCCGTTTGTCGACATCCAGGACGACCCGGTCGGCCGACTGCATCTGCGGTTGCTCGCGCGCTTCGTCCGGTCGCATCCGCAGGCCGCCTGGACCCGTCCGTGGTTCCAGCTCGACCGCTGGTCCGGGGTGCTCGTCCGCCTGGTCGACGACATCTCCGACGACGATGCGCGCCGACGCTGGGGTCTTGCGTTCCAGCTGATCCTCACGCAGTTCGGCGGCGAGCAGCCGCTGCCACCCGCCGCCACCGCGGCACTCGCGGACTTCGTCGTCGCCGGCCTCTCCGTCCCCGCCCATCCGTCCCCATCAGCAGCCCCGCCCCAGGAGACCTCATGA
- a CDS encoding serine hydrolase: MGVRTTSHARVRRSAAALVATALAATAVAACDTAPSDTGSSSSSATSAVTEPVDPNTVVAQDLPADAVETAVGRLDGLVESLMASTGIPGMAVAVVHGGESVYAKGFGVAEVGTDRKVDADTVFPLASMSKPLGSTVIAKLITDKVVGWDTPVAENLPGFALSDLYVSQNVTIGDMYAHRSGLPDHAGDKLEELGYDREQVLARMRYVPLDPFRVTYNYTNFGVTAAAESAARKSGKDWETLSEQALYGPLGMTHTSSRFRDFEAEPDRVVGHVQADGKWVKTPQQRDPDAQAPAGGVSSSVNDLTHWMAMLLGNGMYAGKQIVGADALLPAVTPEIVSSPAGSPDARAGYYGYGFNVSVTEGGRTQYSHSGAFSMGAGTNFLVMPSADVAIVALSNAAPIGAVDALTGEFADIVQFGEVRHDWRTLYGDAYAAMAKPSGSLVGQQPPADLTPAQPLSTYAGTYRNDVYGPAVVREQNGKLILALGPGGATTHELGHWDGNTYTFTLRTENAEPGSISKVTFDGAGNEPSPRMTIEYYDDEMSNGEFTRT, from the coding sequence ATGGGCGTTCGGACCACATCGCACGCGCGAGTCCGACGATCGGCCGCCGCGCTCGTGGCGACGGCACTCGCCGCCACCGCCGTCGCCGCGTGCGACACCGCACCATCGGACACCGGCTCCTCGTCGTCGTCGGCGACCTCCGCCGTCACAGAGCCGGTCGACCCGAACACCGTCGTCGCACAGGACCTCCCGGCCGATGCGGTCGAGACCGCCGTCGGCAGGCTCGACGGCCTCGTCGAATCCCTGATGGCGTCCACCGGGATTCCGGGGATGGCGGTGGCCGTGGTACACGGCGGTGAATCGGTGTACGCCAAGGGTTTCGGCGTGGCCGAGGTGGGCACCGACCGGAAAGTGGATGCCGATACAGTGTTCCCGTTGGCCTCGATGTCGAAGCCGCTCGGCTCCACGGTGATCGCCAAGCTGATCACCGACAAGGTGGTGGGGTGGGACACCCCGGTCGCGGAGAACCTTCCGGGCTTCGCGCTCTCCGATCTGTATGTCAGTCAAAACGTCACCATCGGGGACATGTACGCGCACCGTTCGGGACTACCCGATCATGCCGGGGACAAGCTCGAGGAGCTCGGGTACGACCGGGAGCAGGTCCTGGCCCGGATGCGCTATGTGCCGCTCGACCCGTTCCGCGTCACGTACAACTACACCAACTTCGGGGTGACGGCGGCCGCCGAGTCGGCGGCGCGCAAGTCCGGGAAGGACTGGGAGACGCTCTCGGAGCAGGCGCTCTACGGTCCGCTCGGCATGACCCACACCAGTTCTCGTTTCCGCGATTTCGAGGCCGAGCCCGACCGGGTCGTCGGCCACGTGCAGGCAGACGGCAAGTGGGTCAAGACACCGCAGCAGCGTGATCCCGACGCCCAGGCGCCTGCCGGTGGCGTCTCCTCATCGGTGAACGACCTGACGCACTGGATGGCGATGCTGCTCGGCAACGGGATGTACGCCGGCAAGCAGATCGTCGGTGCGGACGCGCTGCTGCCGGCCGTCACCCCGGAGATCGTCTCGTCGCCCGCCGGCTCCCCGGACGCCCGCGCCGGCTACTACGGGTACGGATTCAACGTGTCGGTCACCGAAGGCGGGCGCACGCAATACAGTCATTCGGGCGCCTTCTCGATGGGAGCCGGAACCAACTTCCTGGTCATGCCGTCGGCCGACGTCGCGATCGTCGCGTTGTCCAACGCCGCACCTATCGGCGCCGTGGACGCGCTGACGGGTGAGTTCGCCGACATCGTCCAGTTCGGCGAGGTCCGCCACGACTGGCGCACGCTCTACGGGGACGCCTACGCCGCGATGGCCAAGCCGTCGGGCAGCCTGGTGGGCCAGCAGCCGCCGGCGGATCTGACTCCGGCGCAGCCCTTGTCGACGTATGCCGGCACGTACCGCAACGATGTCTACGGACCCGCCGTGGTGCGCGAGCAGAACGGCAAGCTCATCCTCGCCCTGGGCCCCGGCGGGGCGACGACCCACGAGCTCGGTCACTGGGATGGCAACACCTACACGTTCACGCTGCGCACCGAGAACGCCGAGCCCGGGTCGATCTCCAAGGTCACCTTCGACGGCGCGGGGAACGAGCCGAGCCCGCGGATGACGATCGAGTACTACGACGACGAGATGTCGAACGGCGAGTTCACGCGGACCTGA